One Bacillus sp. FJAT-52991 genomic region harbors:
- a CDS encoding 1,4-dihydroxy-2-naphthoate polyprenyltransferase produces the protein MEVNTSPFIKPDKGWKIWWQLMRPHTLTAAFVPVFLGTALAVAYTSLRIDLFLAMLIACLLIQAATNMFNEYFDYVRGLDTEKSVGIGGAIVRNGVQPRTVLTMGFSFFAIALLLGIYICANTTWWIAVVGIICMAAGYFYTGGPVPIAYTPFGELTAGFFMGFVIILLSFYIQTGFVSNSSILISVPISILVGSILLANNIRDLDGDKENGRKTLAILVGRQRAIQMLAGMFIVSFAWVAALVVFEVGSPWLLLTFLSIPKAVRATKGFIGKTLPIQMMPAMKATAQTNTIFGLLLSIGICLGYLL, from the coding sequence ATGGAAGTCAATACATCCCCTTTCATTAAGCCGGACAAAGGCTGGAAAATTTGGTGGCAGCTCATGAGGCCGCATACACTAACAGCCGCATTTGTTCCTGTGTTTCTCGGAACGGCTTTGGCTGTCGCATATACGTCGCTTCGGATCGATCTGTTTTTAGCGATGCTCATTGCCTGCCTACTGATCCAGGCAGCTACAAATATGTTTAACGAGTATTTCGATTACGTAAGAGGACTCGATACGGAGAAATCCGTTGGCATTGGAGGTGCGATTGTACGAAATGGTGTGCAACCTCGTACAGTACTTACAATGGGATTTTCTTTTTTCGCTATCGCTTTGTTGCTCGGGATTTATATTTGTGCCAATACGACATGGTGGATCGCTGTGGTTGGGATCATTTGTATGGCTGCTGGGTACTTTTATACAGGTGGACCTGTTCCAATTGCCTACACACCATTTGGCGAACTAACGGCCGGCTTTTTTATGGGTTTTGTTATTATTTTGCTATCTTTTTACATTCAAACAGGTTTTGTTTCCAATTCAAGTATACTTATTTCTGTCCCGATCTCGATCTTAGTTGGATCCATTTTATTGGCCAACAACATCCGCGATTTAGATGGAGATAAAGAAAATGGTCGAAAAACACTGGCTATCTTAGTCGGGCGTCAACGTGCCATTCAAATGCTAGCTGGCATGTTCATTGTATCATTTGCCTGGGTAGCCGCTCTTGTTGTGTTTGAGGTCGGGTCGCCATGGCTCCTTCTCACCTTTTTAAGCATCCCGAAAGCAGTGAGAGCCACTAAAGGCTTTATTGGCAAAACACTGCCTATTCAAATGATGCCTGCGATGAAAGCAACTGCTCAAACAAACACCATCTTTGGCTTATTGCTATCGATCGGCATTTGTTTAGGCTACCTTCTTTAA